The following proteins are co-located in the Chryseobacterium daecheongense genome:
- a CDS encoding FAD-dependent oxidoreductase, protein MKNVDYIIVGDGYAGLFFAHQLIQNNKSFIIFSEKKKSASQVSAGIINPVVLKKFTTFWLAQEQINTLKRTLLEIESYTGRNYLIDKPIHRVFHDENEQKLWVKKSDHLELQNFLNKEFQSLEGINNPFSTGIVNQSARLDVSNFFNDFFNYFEDKGNLINEKFDYDSLDVSESEYKGIRFKNIVFCEGMGVMKNPYFSDIAVIPNKGHHIRVKLSEKISTVDTIKKKHFLFPIDNGLYFYGGTYDREQLHHEIDDSAVDQLLRGLSEVYPYDFKIQEVNFGFRPTVKDRRPIIGSHSEYSNMYVFNGLGARGILNGCYFSGSLYQLIEKGIPLPDEVALKRFT, encoded by the coding sequence ATGAAAAATGTAGACTATATTATTGTAGGGGATGGATATGCCGGGCTTTTTTTTGCCCATCAGTTAATACAGAATAATAAATCATTTATTATTTTTTCCGAGAAAAAGAAAAGTGCTTCACAGGTCTCTGCAGGGATTATTAATCCTGTGGTATTAAAGAAATTTACAACGTTCTGGTTAGCTCAGGAACAAATAAATACTCTGAAAAGAACCCTTTTAGAAATTGAATCATATACAGGGAGAAACTATTTGATTGATAAACCTATTCATCGGGTTTTCCATGATGAGAATGAACAAAAGCTTTGGGTTAAGAAGTCTGATCATTTAGAATTACAAAACTTTTTGAATAAGGAGTTTCAAAGTTTGGAAGGAATTAATAATCCTTTTAGTACGGGAATCGTTAATCAATCTGCGAGATTGGATGTCAGTAATTTTTTTAACGATTTTTTCAATTATTTTGAGGACAAAGGAAATCTTATCAATGAGAAGTTTGATTATGATAGTTTAGATGTGTCTGAATCCGAATATAAAGGAATTCGTTTTAAGAATATTGTTTTTTGTGAAGGAATGGGGGTAATGAAAAACCCGTACTTTTCAGACATTGCTGTAATTCCAAACAAAGGGCATCATATTAGGGTCAAATTATCAGAAAAAATTTCAACTGTCGATACCATAAAGAAGAAACATTTTTTATTTCCCATTGATAATGGACTTTATTTTTATGGTGGCACATACGATCGTGAGCAATTGCATCACGAAATTGATGATTCTGCGGTAGACCAGCTGTTAAGAGGGTTATCTGAAGTATATCCTTACGATTTTAAGATACAGGAAGTTAATTTTGGTTTCAGGCCAACTGTGAAGGATAGGAGACCTATTATTGGGAGTCATAGTGAATATTCCAATATGTATGTTTTCAACGGATTGGGGGCGAGGGGAATATTAAACGGATGTTATTTTTCCGGAAGTTTGTATCAGCTTATAGAGAAAGGAATTCCTTTACCTGATGAAGTTGCCCTTAAAAGGTTTACATAA
- a CDS encoding TolC family protein, with translation MNMMENLKTKSILTAIALSLVLSSCKAPMATVIKDEVKENVPQNFGENDQQDANTNSGTTPWRQFFTDPNLVVLIETALKNNQELMITLQEIEIAKSGVLYKKGKLSPTVEAKLGAGLKKSGRYTSEGAGDATTEIEPGREMPDPLGNFEGGLMANWEIDIWKKLRTEKESSVAHYLSTVEGKNFVLSSLIEEVADNYYELLSLDNQLDIIQQYIKLQDKALEISKIQKEAAAATELAVKKFEAELAKSKATEYTIRQQITEKENEINALLGRFPQPIVRTKESFMSTIPQTVYTGIPSQLLANRPDIKQAELELKSAKLDVEVARKEFYPSLEISAALGLEAFKPSYLVKMPESIAYNLVGEVAGPLINKTAIKANFQTADAKQIQALYEYDKTILNAYLDVANLMSKVKNIDQYYKLKSEETHALDQSIDIANQLFRNSRADYLEVLLNQRDALDAKMELVEAKEKQLSTVVDIYKSLGGGWK, from the coding sequence ATGAACATGATGGAAAATTTGAAGACTAAATCAATACTTACAGCCATAGCATTATCCCTTGTTTTATCAAGTTGTAAAGCACCTATGGCGACTGTTATAAAAGACGAGGTAAAAGAAAATGTACCTCAGAACTTTGGAGAAAATGATCAGCAGGATGCTAATACCAACAGTGGGACAACTCCATGGAGACAGTTTTTTACTGACCCAAATCTTGTAGTGCTGATTGAAACCGCCCTGAAAAATAATCAGGAGCTGATGATTACCTTACAGGAAATTGAAATCGCAAAAAGCGGAGTTCTTTACAAGAAAGGTAAATTGAGTCCTACAGTAGAGGCAAAACTGGGAGCAGGGTTGAAAAAATCCGGACGTTATACCAGTGAAGGAGCAGGAGATGCAACTACGGAGATTGAACCCGGAAGAGAAATGCCTGATCCACTGGGTAATTTTGAAGGAGGATTAATGGCAAACTGGGAGATTGATATCTGGAAAAAACTTAGAACAGAAAAAGAATCTTCTGTAGCCCATTATCTGTCTACAGTTGAAGGAAAGAATTTTGTTCTTTCCAGCCTTATTGAAGAAGTGGCGGACAATTATTATGAATTGCTTTCACTTGACAACCAGTTGGATATTATTCAGCAGTACATCAAGCTGCAGGATAAGGCGTTGGAGATTTCTAAAATCCAGAAGGAGGCTGCTGCGGCAACAGAACTGGCTGTAAAGAAATTTGAAGCAGAATTGGCTAAGTCCAAGGCAACGGAATATACAATCCGTCAGCAGATCACTGAAAAGGAAAATGAGATTAATGCTCTTTTAGGAAGATTTCCACAGCCGATTGTGAGAACTAAGGAAAGCTTTATGTCTACAATTCCTCAGACCGTTTACACCGGTATTCCATCGCAATTATTAGCCAATCGTCCAGATATCAAACAGGCTGAATTGGAATTAAAATCTGCAAAACTGGATGTGGAAGTTGCGCGAAAAGAATTTTATCCTTCCCTTGAGATCTCTGCAGCGCTTGGACTGGAAGCTTTCAAACCTTCTTATCTGGTAAAAATGCCCGAGTCTATCGCTTATAATCTGGTAGGAGAAGTAGCAGGGCCTCTGATTAATAAAACTGCGATTAAGGCTAATTTCCAGACTGCTGATGCAAAACAGATACAAGCATTGTACGAATATGATAAAACAATTCTCAATGCATATCTGGATGTTGCTAATCTGATGTCGAAAGTTAAGAATATTGATCAGTATTATAAGCTGAAGTCTGAGGAAACCCATGCATTAGACCAATCTATTGATATTGCCAATCAATTGTTCAGAAATTCAAGAGCAGACTATCTTGAAGTATTATTAAATCAAAGAGATGCTTTAGATGCCAAAATGGAATTGGTAGAAGCAAAAGAAAAACAGCTGAGTACAGTTGTTGATATTTATAAGAGCTTAGGCGGAGGCTGGAAGTGA
- a CDS encoding efflux RND transporter permease subunit — MFKKFIRRPVLSIVISLIIVFMGVLSLVKLPITQFPSISPPKVNITAEYPGANNELLIKSVVIPLERGLNGVPGMKYMTSDAGNDGEASIQVVFDLGTDPNVAAVNVQNRVSSVVNKLPPLVVREGVKITREEPNMLMYINLYSDDPKADQKFLFNYADINVMSELRRVSGVGFADILGTREYAMRVWLKPDRLTAYNISADEVMEALNEQSLEASPGKTGESSGKRSQSFEYILKYPGRFNSEKDYGNIILKAKSAGEFVRLKDVADIEFGSSMYDIYSTLNGKPSAAITVKQSYGSNASDVIKNVKNLMADLQKTSFPKGMHYDISYDVSRFLDASIEKVVHTLFEAFILVAIVVFLFLGDWRSTLIPALAVPVSLVGTFAVMSAFGITLNMISLFALVMAIGVVVDDAIVVIEAVHAKMEEKNLSPLKATEEAMHEISGAIIAITLVMASVFIPIAFMSGPVGVFYRQFSITMASAIILSGVVALTLTPALCALILKNNHGKAKRRTPITIFLDKFNGLFTKGAGKYEKLLNKTVTKKMFTLPLLLAFCLCTFFLSNSLPSGFIPSEDQGMIYAIIQTPPGSTLERTNQIAKELLRESEDIDGVQSVSSLAGYEILTEGTGSNSGTCLINLKSWEDRKESAAEIIEKLEEKAKNIPGANIEFFQPPSIPGYGAAGGFELRLLDKAGSGDYHKMEQVSNDFVKELKKRPELGSAFTFYSASFPQYMLRVDNDLAEQKGVTIANAMDNLSTLIGSNYETSFIRFDRPYKVIVQAGPQYRALPTDLLKLYVKNDKEQMVPYSDFMRLEKVYGLSEITRHNMYNSSEVSGTPAPGYSSGQAIKAIQEVADKTLPRGFGIDWAGISKDEVSRGNEAIFIFLVCLGFVYLILSAQYESFILPLPVILSLPTGIFGAFLCLKLLGLENNIYAQVAMVMLIGLLGKNAVLIVEFAVQKKAEEGISVVKAAIEGATIRFRPILMTSFAFIAGLIPLVMATGPGAVGNRTIGTAAAGGMLIGTIFGLMIIPGLYYIFGTIAEKSRLARYEEENPLTEQTEPYEHDGKFED, encoded by the coding sequence ATGTTTAAGAAATTCATTCGCAGACCTGTTCTGTCTATCGTAATCTCATTGATTATTGTGTTTATGGGAGTTTTATCACTTGTTAAGCTGCCCATAACACAGTTCCCGTCCATTTCTCCACCTAAAGTAAATATTACTGCGGAATATCCGGGAGCAAACAATGAACTGTTAATTAAATCTGTAGTTATTCCACTGGAAAGAGGACTCAATGGTGTTCCGGGGATGAAGTATATGACTTCTGACGCTGGAAACGACGGAGAAGCCTCCATTCAGGTTGTATTTGATTTGGGAACTGATCCGAACGTTGCAGCAGTAAACGTTCAGAACCGGGTATCTTCAGTGGTTAACAAACTTCCTCCATTGGTTGTCCGAGAGGGGGTGAAGATCACCCGTGAAGAGCCTAACATGTTGATGTATATCAACCTCTATAGTGATGATCCAAAAGCTGACCAGAAGTTTCTGTTTAACTATGCGGACATCAATGTAATGTCTGAATTGAGAAGGGTAAGTGGCGTTGGTTTCGCTGATATCCTGGGAACCCGGGAATATGCGATGCGTGTCTGGCTAAAACCGGACAGATTAACGGCCTACAATATTTCAGCAGACGAAGTAATGGAAGCTTTGAATGAGCAGAGTTTAGAGGCTTCACCGGGGAAAACCGGAGAAAGTTCGGGAAAACGTTCTCAATCATTTGAATATATTCTAAAATATCCCGGTCGTTTTAATAGTGAAAAAGACTATGGAAATATTATCCTTAAGGCAAAGTCAGCCGGGGAGTTTGTAAGACTAAAAGATGTAGCCGATATTGAATTCGGAAGTTCAATGTATGATATTTATTCAACATTGAATGGTAAACCTTCCGCGGCAATTACAGTGAAGCAATCTTACGGATCCAACGCAAGTGATGTTATTAAGAATGTGAAAAACCTGATGGCTGATCTTCAGAAAACTTCTTTCCCTAAAGGAATGCATTATGACATCAGTTATGACGTATCCAGGTTCCTGGATGCTTCGATCGAAAAAGTGGTTCATACCTTATTTGAAGCTTTTATCCTTGTGGCGATTGTGGTGTTTCTTTTCCTTGGTGATTGGCGTTCAACATTGATTCCCGCCTTAGCGGTTCCGGTGTCATTGGTAGGAACATTTGCCGTAATGTCTGCATTTGGGATCACATTGAATATGATTTCACTTTTTGCGCTTGTAATGGCGATCGGTGTAGTTGTGGATGATGCCATTGTGGTTATTGAAGCCGTCCACGCCAAAATGGAAGAAAAAAATCTTTCACCATTAAAAGCAACGGAAGAGGCGATGCATGAGATCAGTGGAGCGATTATAGCAATCACTTTGGTAATGGCGTCTGTATTTATTCCTATTGCATTCATGTCAGGACCTGTAGGTGTTTTCTATCGTCAGTTCTCTATTACGATGGCTTCTGCAATTATACTTTCAGGGGTTGTGGCATTGACACTGACTCCGGCTTTATGTGCTTTAATTTTAAAGAATAATCACGGAAAGGCAAAAAGAAGAACTCCGATTACAATATTCCTGGATAAATTTAATGGGTTATTTACTAAAGGAGCCGGGAAATATGAAAAGTTACTGAATAAGACCGTAACGAAAAAGATGTTTACGCTTCCTTTGTTGTTAGCTTTTTGTTTATGTACATTCTTTTTAAGCAATTCACTTCCATCAGGGTTTATTCCTAGTGAAGACCAGGGGATGATCTATGCTATTATTCAGACTCCTCCGGGATCTACTTTGGAAAGAACAAATCAGATAGCAAAAGAACTTTTAAGAGAATCGGAAGATATTGATGGAGTACAGTCTGTTTCTTCCCTTGCTGGTTATGAAATTCTAACAGAAGGAACGGGATCTAACTCCGGAACCTGTCTTATCAACCTCAAAAGCTGGGAAGATCGTAAGGAATCTGCCGCAGAAATCATTGAGAAACTAGAAGAAAAAGCCAAAAATATTCCGGGTGCCAATATTGAGTTTTTCCAACCGCCTTCTATTCCGGGATATGGTGCTGCCGGAGGTTTTGAGCTTCGTCTCTTAGATAAAGCGGGTAGCGGGGATTACCATAAAATGGAGCAAGTAAGTAATGACTTCGTTAAAGAGTTGAAAAAACGTCCTGAACTTGGATCAGCGTTTACCTTTTATTCGGCAAGTTTCCCGCAATATATGTTGAGAGTTGATAATGACCTGGCGGAGCAAAAAGGAGTGACTATTGCCAATGCAATGGATAATTTATCAACATTGATTGGTTCGAACTATGAAACCAGTTTTATTCGTTTTGACAGACCTTATAAGGTAATCGTTCAGGCAGGGCCGCAATATCGTGCATTACCAACTGATTTATTGAAGCTATATGTTAAAAACGATAAGGAGCAAATGGTTCCATATTCAGATTTCATGAGGCTTGAAAAAGTATATGGATTATCTGAGATTACAAGACATAATATGTATAATTCCTCAGAGGTAAGTGGAACCCCAGCACCGGGATACAGTAGTGGACAGGCAATCAAAGCCATTCAGGAGGTTGCAGATAAGACTCTACCGAGAGGATTTGGAATCGACTGGGCGGGTATCTCCAAAGATGAAGTAAGCCGTGGAAATGAAGCCATATTTATTTTCCTTGTATGTCTTGGATTTGTATATCTTATTCTTTCTGCACAATATGAAAGTTTCATTCTTCCTTTGCCGGTAATTCTTTCTCTTCCTACAGGGATATTTGGAGCATTTTTATGTCTGAAACTTTTAGGGTTGGAAAATAACATCTATGCTCAGGTGGCAATGGTAATGCTTATTGGTCTCTTGGGGAAAAATGCCGTATTGATTGTGGAATTTGCCGTACAGAAAAAGGCAGAAGAAGGAATTTCTGTAGTGAAAGCTGCTATCGAAGGAGCAACAATCCGTTTCCGTCCTATCCTGATGACCTCATTTGCGTTTATTGCTGGATTGATTCCGCTGGTAATGGCAACGGGACCGGGAGCAGTCGGAAACAGAACAATCGGAACTGCAGCAGCAGGAGGAATGCTGATAGGGACCATTTTTGGATTAATGATCATTCCTGGATTATACTATATTTTCGGAACAATCGCTGAAAAGTCCAGGCTGGCAAGATATGAGGAAGAAAATCCTTTAACAGAACAAACTGAACCTTATGAACATGATGGAAAATTTGAAGACTAA
- a CDS encoding SemiSWEET transporter, whose product MNENILGIVAGVLTSVSMVPQLIKVLKEKNVEDISWIMLLVLISGLSLWVWYGLLKDELPIILSNAFAVVLNVVLLICYMIYKKK is encoded by the coding sequence ATGAATGAAAATATTCTTGGTATTGTGGCAGGTGTGCTCACTTCTGTATCGATGGTTCCTCAGCTGATAAAAGTTCTTAAAGAAAAGAATGTTGAAGATATTTCATGGATCATGCTTCTGGTTCTTATTTCCGGTTTGTCTTTATGGGTGTGGTATGGATTACTGAAAGATGAACTTCCCATTATTTTATCCAATGCATTTGCTGTCGTGCTGAATGTGGTACTTTTAATCTGTTATATGATTTATAAAAAAAAATAA
- a CDS encoding META domain-containing protein, with protein MKKLHNYVLILSVLILAICCTAKTADKNSNDITGKTWKLIEINGQPIQLKNPKNNPYFKLNMTDMRYEGNAGCNGLGGTFEIKQDIMRIKFNQGISTMMACDDLEIEQRFTKALLAADNYSVSGKILSLNKAKMAPLAKFALQE; from the coding sequence ATGAAAAAACTACACAACTATGTCTTAATACTTTCTGTACTTATCCTGGCGATATGCTGTACTGCAAAAACAGCCGATAAGAACAGTAATGATATTACCGGAAAAACTTGGAAACTGATTGAAATTAACGGTCAGCCTATACAGCTAAAAAACCCGAAAAATAATCCTTATTTCAAATTGAATATGACTGACATGCGGTACGAAGGAAACGCTGGATGTAATGGTCTGGGAGGTACTTTTGAAATCAAACAGGACATTATGCGTATCAAGTTCAATCAGGGGATTTCTACCATGATGGCTTGTGATGATCTGGAAATAGAGCAACGTTTTACCAAGGCTTTATTGGCAGCAGATAATTATTCTGTAAGTGGCAAAATCCTGAGTCTTAATAAAGCTAAAATGGCACCCTTGGCAAAATTTGCCCTACAAGAATAA
- a CDS encoding efflux RND transporter periplasmic adaptor subunit yields MKRAASGIALSTLLLFVGCHNKKEEKEEVTTFPVTSPVKMDTVINKEYVTQIQSVKNIEVRAQEKGFLEKIYVDEGQFVHAGQTLFRIMPQLYQAELMKSKAEVEQANIELKNASTLASNNIVSKNERAMAKAKLDAANAEMRLAQIHLSFTDIKAPFSGIINRIPLKLGSLVDEGDLLTSLSDNTNVYTYFNVSEPEYLNYQTHAADRGSKEVTLIMANGDALPQKGEIQTIEGEFDNETGNIAFRAKFPNPDKLLRNGETGKVRMTLPLRNALIIPQKATYEIQDQKYVFVVGKNGVLKSRNIKVAYELPDLYVVASGLAAGEQFLLEGVQKVKDDQKVKVKFQDPRKVIQSLKLKAE; encoded by the coding sequence ATGAAAAGAGCTGCCTCGGGCATTGCGCTAAGCACCCTCTTGTTATTTGTTGGCTGTCACAACAAAAAAGAAGAAAAAGAAGAAGTAACAACCTTTCCGGTTACGTCTCCGGTAAAAATGGACACTGTAATCAACAAAGAATATGTTACGCAGATCCAATCTGTAAAAAATATCGAAGTCCGTGCACAGGAGAAAGGATTTCTTGAAAAGATCTATGTGGACGAAGGTCAGTTTGTTCACGCAGGACAGACTTTATTCCGTATTATGCCTCAATTGTATCAGGCTGAATTAATGAAATCCAAAGCTGAAGTGGAACAGGCCAATATTGAATTAAAAAATGCAAGTACATTAGCCAGTAATAATATTGTTTCAAAGAACGAACGGGCAATGGCAAAAGCTAAGCTTGATGCTGCTAATGCAGAAATGAGACTTGCCCAGATTCATTTATCATTCACCGATATAAAAGCTCCGTTCTCAGGTATTATTAACAGGATTCCATTGAAACTCGGAAGTCTTGTCGATGAAGGAGATCTGTTGACCAGTTTGTCTGATAATACCAATGTTTACACTTATTTTAATGTATCAGAACCCGAATATCTTAATTATCAGACTCATGCCGCAGATAGAGGAAGCAAAGAAGTAACTCTGATTATGGCAAATGGAGATGCGCTTCCTCAAAAAGGAGAGATCCAGACTATAGAAGGGGAATTTGATAATGAAACGGGTAATATAGCCTTCCGGGCAAAGTTTCCTAATCCTGATAAACTTTTGAGAAATGGAGAAACAGGAAAGGTAAGAATGACCTTACCGCTCAGAAATGCTTTAATTATTCCACAAAAGGCTACTTATGAAATTCAGGATCAGAAATACGTATTTGTCGTTGGAAAAAATGGTGTATTAAAATCCCGGAATATAAAAGTGGCTTATGAATTACCTGATCTATATGTTGTGGCTTCAGGCCTGGCAGCAGGAGAGCAGTTTCTTCTAGAAGGCGTTCAGAAAGTGAAGGACGACCAAAAAGTAAAAGTGAAATTCCAGGATCCGCGAAAAGTAATTCAATCATTGAAATTAAAAGCAGAGTAG
- a CDS encoding AraC family transcriptional regulator: MEEKFSLHQNSVPEKSLLNIDAEEKKTGLDENKVEELLTKLKIFEAKKEYTQKGLTIHKLAGQLGTNSNYLSQVINDCKGVNFNKYLSELRINYITALLFENKEYLKYRIETLAKECGIASRQNFSDLFYEINGIRPTDFIRKRKQELDSKNSFSAFNPA, encoded by the coding sequence TTGGAGGAAAAATTCAGTTTACATCAAAATTCAGTACCTGAAAAATCATTGTTGAATATAGATGCTGAGGAAAAGAAAACCGGATTGGATGAAAATAAGGTAGAAGAGCTTCTCACCAAGCTAAAGATATTTGAAGCAAAAAAAGAATATACCCAAAAAGGTCTTACTATTCATAAACTGGCCGGGCAGTTGGGAACCAATTCAAATTATCTTTCTCAGGTGATCAATGATTGTAAAGGAGTTAATTTCAATAAATATCTAAGTGAGCTCCGGATCAATTACATAACAGCACTTCTATTTGAGAACAAAGAATATCTTAAGTACCGCATAGAAACTTTAGCAAAGGAGTGTGGTATCGCATCCAGACAGAATTTTTCAGATTTATTTTATGAAATTAATGGGATCCGACCAACGGATTTTATCCGCAAAAGAAAACAGGAACTAGATAGTAAAAATAGTTTCTCGGCATTTAATCCTGCGTAA
- a CDS encoding M20/M25/M40 family metallo-hydrolase: protein MKKFLLAIAVIVVVIVAVLLIKTFTYPFKKNNLSSVPETKWVKNDSAIQRFSGGIKIPTVSAGDLDVFDYAPFGQFKEYLKKSYPLVYQNTENYEVNTYGLVFKLKGSKPNLEPILFLSHIDVVPPGDADIKNNEQNVFRPDDKALPAVTKVAEDWDFSPFSGAVANGRIYGRGAIDMKGMLFSLMESLTNMIKSGTVPQRDIYLAFGFDEEVGGRKGAKQIAEDFKKKGLTFDAVYDEGGLILEKGGIKGIDSDVAVIGCAEKGFLSAKIKVKGLGGHSSMPPMESAIGKAAVIMQRLEKDQMKPTITPLIKEFFDNIGGTMPFANRLAISNQWLLKSVLLSQLAKNNSTNALIRSTTALTMMKGSDGTNVLSPEVEFVVNFRLLSGNSVKDIRDHIARATKGFDVEVEEIDNTREASAISPTNVRAYKVIEQGIKEVYPNSLITPYLTIAGTDAYKYQIVSKNIYRFMPIKITDAEKQSIHSTNEYISIENYIKMIHYFEYIMKNYDK from the coding sequence ATGAAAAAATTCCTTTTAGCAATTGCAGTCATTGTCGTGGTGATCGTTGCGGTATTGCTGATCAAGACATTTACGTATCCGTTTAAAAAAAACAATCTAAGTTCTGTTCCGGAAACAAAATGGGTTAAAAATGATTCTGCCATCCAAAGGTTCTCAGGTGGAATTAAAATACCTACAGTGTCAGCGGGTGATCTGGATGTTTTTGATTATGCTCCATTTGGACAATTCAAAGAATATTTGAAAAAATCATATCCTTTAGTCTATCAAAACACAGAAAACTATGAAGTTAATACCTATGGATTAGTTTTTAAATTAAAAGGAAGCAAACCTAATCTGGAGCCTATCCTTTTTTTATCACACATAGATGTAGTGCCTCCGGGCGATGCTGATATCAAAAATAATGAACAAAATGTTTTCAGACCCGATGATAAAGCTTTACCCGCTGTAACCAAAGTAGCAGAAGATTGGGATTTTTCTCCTTTTTCCGGGGCGGTTGCGAATGGAAGAATTTATGGAAGAGGAGCGATCGATATGAAAGGAATGCTGTTTTCCCTGATGGAATCTCTTACCAATATGATTAAAAGCGGAACAGTTCCTCAACGCGATATTTATTTAGCTTTTGGGTTTGATGAGGAAGTAGGAGGACGAAAAGGAGCAAAACAGATCGCCGAGGATTTTAAGAAAAAAGGATTGACGTTTGATGCGGTTTATGATGAAGGTGGATTAATCCTGGAAAAAGGAGGGATTAAAGGAATAGATTCTGATGTTGCCGTAATCGGTTGTGCTGAAAAAGGATTTCTTTCTGCAAAAATAAAAGTGAAAGGATTGGGAGGGCATTCCTCAATGCCACCTATGGAAAGTGCCATTGGTAAAGCTGCTGTTATCATGCAAAGATTGGAAAAAGATCAGATGAAGCCAACCATCACTCCTCTTATTAAAGAGTTTTTTGATAATATTGGCGGAACAATGCCATTTGCAAATAGATTGGCTATTTCTAATCAATGGCTTTTAAAATCCGTGTTGCTTTCACAGTTGGCTAAAAACAATTCCACCAATGCTTTGATACGCTCTACAACTGCTCTTACCATGATGAAAGGGAGTGACGGAACTAATGTACTTTCCCCCGAAGTTGAGTTTGTGGTTAATTTCAGATTACTTTCAGGCAATTCTGTAAAAGATATAAGAGATCATATTGCTCGGGCGACCAAAGGTTTTGATGTAGAAGTGGAAGAGATTGACAATACCAGAGAGGCTTCTGCGATATCACCGACGAATGTTAGGGCATATAAAGTGATTGAACAGGGGATTAAGGAGGTTTATCCTAATTCTTTAATTACTCCTTATCTTACCATTGCCGGAACAGATGCTTATAAATATCAGATCGTAAGTAAAAATATTTACAGGTTTATGCCTATTAAGATTACTGATGCTGAAAAACAAAGCATTCATAGTACTAATGAGTATATCAGTATTGAAAATTACATTAAAATGATTCATTATTTTGAGTATATCATGAAGAATTATGATAAGTGA
- a CDS encoding DUF4861 family protein, which translates to MKSTLWGLVMIHCVSFMHAQQSILLKLELKNSLTIPRNMESVEIPLKKVRVLTGQSFTINDASSKKELPYQWLANGDLLIQSDFKAGEIKKIEFYKSSPQHFEPKVYGRFVPERLGDFAWENDKIAFRMYGKELEKVPEQNGWGMDAWTKRTNKMIINQWYQLNNYHQDNGDGLDFFQVGHTLGAGDVLPFINNNFAYLGNYTSYKIIEEGPLRFTFELTYPQVKIDGYEISALKRISLDADSQLNKSVIRYEFKGKKTLPVFTGIVHWDGKGQKIIDQDNQLAAYWPENSKNGTVGSAILYPHSNNLIIDKNKHLGSETNVKSNQAVTFYTGAVWDKAGEITSGKNWLHYLQEFSLRLKHPIQITQ; encoded by the coding sequence ATGAAATCAACATTATGGGGCTTAGTAATGATACATTGTGTATCTTTCATGCATGCCCAGCAATCCATATTATTAAAATTAGAGCTAAAAAACAGTCTTACGATTCCCCGAAATATGGAGTCCGTAGAAATTCCTTTAAAAAAAGTCAGGGTTCTTACCGGTCAAAGCTTTACCATTAATGATGCATCTTCCAAAAAGGAGCTCCCCTATCAGTGGTTGGCTAACGGCGACCTGCTTATTCAAAGCGACTTTAAAGCTGGCGAAATAAAAAAAATAGAATTTTATAAATCTTCCCCACAACATTTTGAGCCTAAAGTGTACGGAAGATTTGTACCCGAACGTCTTGGAGATTTTGCATGGGAGAATGATAAGATCGCTTTCCGTATGTATGGAAAAGAACTGGAAAAAGTTCCTGAACAAAACGGTTGGGGAATGGACGCCTGGACAAAAAGAACCAACAAAATGATTATCAACCAATGGTATCAACTCAATAATTACCATCAGGATAATGGAGATGGGTTGGACTTTTTTCAGGTGGGCCATACTTTGGGAGCGGGTGATGTTCTTCCTTTTATAAATAATAATTTTGCCTATCTTGGAAATTATACTTCCTACAAAATCATTGAAGAAGGTCCTCTTCGATTTACATTTGAACTCACTTATCCCCAAGTAAAAATTGACGGCTATGAAATTTCCGCACTCAAAAGGATCAGTCTGGATGCAGACTCACAACTTAACAAATCTGTCATTAGGTATGAGTTTAAAGGAAAAAAGACCCTCCCTGTTTTTACCGGTATTGTTCATTGGGATGGTAAGGGTCAAAAAATCATCGACCAGGATAATCAGCTGGCTGCTTACTGGCCTGAGAATTCAAAAAACGGAACTGTAGGTAGCGCCATTCTATACCCTCACAGCAATAACCTTATTATTGATAAGAATAAACATCTGGGCTCGGAAACTAATGTAAAAAGCAATCAGGCCGTTACCTTTTATACGGGTGCTGTCTGGGATAAAGCAGGTGAAATTACTTCCGGTAAAAACTGGCTACATTACCTTCAGGAATTTTCTCTCAGATTAAAACATCCTATACAGATAACCCAATAA